GACGCATACCAAGTGATAGAGGCTTCGCAAGTAGCGATACCACTTCAATCAGTAGGTTAAACGGGATCATGGTCCAGTGATTAAATGGATGTAAGGCAAGTTCTTTGGCGAAACCACCTAGACCTTTCACTTTGATGCTGTAGAAAATCATCAGAGCGAATACGCCTATTGCCATTCCCATGGTGATATTGGCATCAGCAGACGGTACTATCTTAAGATAAGGAATACCTAGCCAATGCTCTGCTGGGTAAGGTAAGAAATCGATAGGCACAAGGTCCATCAAGTTCATTATAAATACCCAACAAAAGATAGTCAGTGCGAGCGGGGCAATCAATGGGTTGCGTCCATGGAACGTATCTTTGACGTTTTCTGCGACAAATTCTACGATCATTTCAACAAAACATTGTAGCTTACCCGGCACACCTACTGTCGACTTCCTAGCTACTTTGTAAAACACTCCTAAGAACATTAAACCAGTGATCCAAGAAAACAACAGGCTATCGATGTGTATGTTCCAGAAACTCGTCTCTTCCGCCACTAACCCCAACTTGTAAGTTGAAAGGTGAGTAAGGTGGTGAGTGATGTAACCGGAAGCTGTTAGCGCTTCACCTGGCGCAGCCATAACTCATCCTATTTTTTGTTGTTAATGAATAGCGCTGGCGCAAAGATGTTAATCCCAAGTACCAGCAAATAGGTTAGTTTCAGGGGAACGAGTTCCACCTGCATATACATGTAAGCAACAGAAAAGAGTGCCACTGTGATGAGGATCTTAAGCGCTTCTCCCGTGTAGAACAGCGCCGCTACCATTTTGGCAGCTCGAGCTCCTACAAAGAGAAAAGCACACAAGGCAAATACAGCATTAGCAATAACAAAAATGCTACCACCAATTAGCGCTGAAACTCCCCATTCAGTATTTACAGCAATCGCCAATCCTGCTGCCACTAACGTAACCACGCTAATTTCGATCAACAACAAGCGCTTAGCAAGCTCTCGTCCTGGTCTAGCTAACGCAGCTACCATGTATTCGTACCTCGAGTAAAATCCACAG
The sequence above is drawn from the Vibrio sinaloensis genome and encodes:
- the atpB gene encoding F0F1 ATP synthase subunit A, which codes for MAAPGEALTASGYITHHLTHLSTYKLGLVAEETSFWNIHIDSLLFSWITGLMFLGVFYKVARKSTVGVPGKLQCFVEMIVEFVAENVKDTFHGRNPLIAPLALTIFCWVFIMNLMDLVPIDFLPYPAEHWLGIPYLKIVPSADANITMGMAIGVFALMIFYSIKVKGLGGFAKELALHPFNHWTMIPFNLLIEVVSLLAKPLSLGMRLFGNMFAGEVVFILCAAMLPWFLQWMGSLPWAIFHILVITIQAFVFMMLTIVYMSMAHEDSDH
- a CDS encoding F0F1 ATP synthase subunit I, with protein sequence MVAALARPGRELAKRLLLIEISVVTLVAAGLAIAVNTEWGVSALIGGSIFVIANAVFALCAFLFVGARAAKMVAALFYTGEALKILITVALFSVAYMYMQVELVPLKLTYLLVLGINIFAPALFINNKK